One segment of Curtobacterium poinsettiae DNA contains the following:
- a CDS encoding TetR/AcrR family transcriptional regulator, with the protein MTTTEQHFRAPRRDATENRAALLDAAKTCLQQDPDASIETIAAAAGLSRRAVYGHFPSRDDLVREVVTAGAARIAAAMPTASDLQELPPAARLAAIAVTLWTEVSHVRSMARVAVRSPFAEPVAEVFAPLRAQVRQACALGIADGAMRDDVDPETLGRLVEGACIAVLDEATRSGTSDEDGRRMVVVSALGMAGIDWRTALLSEPAAPAPAPKDHA; encoded by the coding sequence GTGACCACCACTGAGCAGCACTTCCGCGCGCCCCGTCGCGACGCCACGGAGAACCGGGCAGCCCTCCTCGACGCGGCGAAGACGTGCTTGCAGCAGGACCCGGACGCCTCGATCGAGACGATCGCCGCGGCTGCGGGACTCTCGCGCCGTGCGGTGTACGGACACTTCCCCTCGCGCGACGACCTGGTGCGCGAGGTCGTGACCGCCGGCGCCGCCCGGATCGCGGCCGCCATGCCCACCGCTTCGGACCTGCAGGAGCTCCCGCCGGCCGCACGCCTCGCCGCGATCGCGGTGACGCTCTGGACCGAGGTGTCGCACGTCCGCTCGATGGCCAGGGTCGCCGTGCGCAGCCCGTTCGCCGAACCCGTCGCCGAGGTGTTCGCGCCGCTGCGCGCACAGGTGCGCCAGGCGTGCGCGCTCGGGATCGCCGACGGCGCCATGCGGGACGACGTCGACCCCGAGACCCTCGGCCGTCTGGTCGAGGGCGCGTGCATCGCCGTCCTCGACGAGGCGACCCGTTCCGGCACGAGTGACGAGGACGGACGGCGCATGGTGGTGGTGTCGGCGCTGGGCATGGCCGGCATCGACTGGCGCACCGCGCTGCTCTCCGAACCCGCTGCTCCCGCTCCCGCCCCGAAGGACCACGCATGA